From Daucus carota subsp. sativus chromosome 6, DH1 v3.0, whole genome shotgun sequence, the proteins below share one genomic window:
- the LOC108192231 gene encoding B3 domain-containing protein At2g33720, translating to MNMKIDTMKSPNEIPEESRKRRLEDLDAGSLRLSTPSCYTNCDAAVFEKPENSTFDSALNIRIAKNISGFRSYTHEEEARERFLGVSTKLKLWIDGSEGNDPWKIKKTLKHSDCDRLYRLTLCKDMVQNHIIKVWEEAGKVDEIEKVVSDEGVAVKVWDYEREREYELKLKKQSSSKSYVVSGAWRKEFVKERRLKKGDIIGLYWCTSKSRFVFSVLARAPPVAVSERGGE from the coding sequence ATGAACATGAAGATTGATACGATGAAGAGTCCCAACGAGATTCCAGAAGAATCAAGAAAGAGGAGGCTGGAAGATCTTGATGCGGGCAGCTTAAGGTTAAGTACTCCATCTTGTTACACTAATTGTGATGCTGCTGTTTTCGAGAAACCCGAGAACAGTACTTTTGATTCTGCACTCAACATAAGAATCGCTAAGAACATTAGCGGTTTTCGTTCTTACACTCATGAAGAAGAGGCCAGAGAGAGATTTCTCGGAGTGTCGACGAAACTAAAACTTTGGATCGATGGAAGTGAGGGCAATGATCCATGGAAAATCAAGAAAACGCTGAAGCATAGTGATTGTGATCGTCTCTACAGACTCACGCTATGCAAAGATATGGTGCAGAATCATATCATCAAGGTCTGGGAAGAAGCTGGGAAAGTGGATGAGATTGAGAAAGTAGTGAGTGATGAAGGAGTTGCGGTTAAAGTTTGGGATTacgaaagagagagagagtatgAATTGAAGTTGAAGAAACAGAGTTCCAGCAAGAGTTATGTAGTTAGTGGAGCATGGAGAAAAGAGTTTGTGAAAGAGAGGAGACTGAAGAAGGGGGATATCATTGGGCTTTATTGGTGCACATCCAAGTCCAGATTCGTCTTTTCTGTTCTTGCTCGTGCTCCTCCTGTTGCTGTTTCTGAAAGAGGTGGTGAATAA